In Haloterrigena turkmenica DSM 5511, a single genomic region encodes these proteins:
- a CDS encoding phosphoglycerate kinase → MIDTLDDLDVEGTTVGVRVDINSPIGDDGTLADDARLRAHVDTLSELLERGGRVAVLAHQGRPGGDDFVSLESHAERLSKLLERPVDHVDTTFSDAACEAVRNLENGDCLVLENTRFYSEEYMEFDAERAAETHLVEGLAPALDVYVNDAFAAAHRSQPSLVGFPTVLPGYAGRVMESELDVLGTIEETPEPRIYVLGGAKVPDSIDVAWSVLEKGLADHVLTAGVVGNVFLIADGVDVGDASSDFIYDQGYWDEIDRAADLLDAYGDSIALPRDVAVERDGERHELGVNALPPGDEEAAMDIGSSTLAYYERLLEDAGTVILNGPAGVFEEEAFATGTRQLYGAATDVEMSIVGGGDTASALRSLGVDGFTHVSTGGGAALRMLTAEPLPAVTALEDGPKRQQPADD, encoded by the coding sequence ATGATCGATACCCTCGACGACCTCGACGTCGAAGGGACCACCGTCGGCGTCCGCGTGGACATCAACAGCCCGATCGGCGACGACGGTACCCTCGCCGACGACGCCCGACTGCGTGCCCACGTGGACACCCTCTCGGAACTACTCGAGCGCGGCGGCCGGGTCGCCGTCCTCGCCCACCAGGGTCGACCCGGCGGTGACGACTTCGTCTCCCTCGAGTCCCACGCCGAGCGGCTCTCGAAACTGCTCGAGCGGCCCGTCGACCACGTGGACACGACGTTCAGCGACGCCGCCTGCGAAGCCGTCCGGAACCTCGAGAACGGCGACTGCCTCGTCCTCGAGAACACGCGCTTCTACAGCGAGGAGTACATGGAGTTCGACGCCGAACGCGCCGCCGAGACCCACCTCGTGGAGGGGCTGGCGCCGGCGCTGGACGTCTACGTTAACGACGCCTTCGCCGCGGCCCACCGCTCCCAGCCCTCGTTGGTTGGCTTCCCGACCGTCCTCCCCGGCTACGCCGGCCGCGTGATGGAGTCCGAACTCGACGTCCTCGGGACGATCGAGGAGACCCCCGAACCGCGGATCTACGTCCTCGGCGGGGCGAAGGTCCCGGACTCGATCGACGTCGCCTGGTCCGTCCTCGAGAAGGGGCTGGCCGACCACGTCCTCACCGCCGGCGTCGTCGGTAACGTCTTCCTCATCGCCGACGGCGTCGACGTGGGCGACGCCAGCTCCGACTTCATCTACGATCAGGGCTACTGGGACGAGATCGACCGCGCCGCCGACCTGCTCGACGCCTACGGCGACAGTATCGCGCTCCCGCGGGATGTCGCCGTCGAACGCGACGGCGAGCGCCACGAACTCGGCGTCAACGCCCTCCCACCGGGCGACGAGGAGGCCGCCATGGACATCGGTAGCTCGACACTGGCCTACTACGAGCGCCTGCTCGAGGACGCGGGCACGGTCATCCTCAACGGCCCCGCCGGCGTCTTCGAGGAGGAGGCGTTCGCGACGGGCACCCGACAGCTCTACGGCGCCGCGACCGACGTCGAGATGAGCATCGTCGGCGGCGGCGACACCGCCTCCGCGCTGCGCAGTCTCGGCGTCGACGGCTTCACACACGTCAGCACCGGCGGCGGCGCCGCCCTGCGGATGCTCACCGCGGAGCCGCTGCCCGCCGTGACCGCACTCGAGGATGGACCCAAACGACAACAGCCGGCCGACGATTGA
- a CDS encoding CBS domain-containing protein, translating into MESELSVREVLTNDYVGVSESDTVRGAVELMREERSSCVLVVRGSEPVGIMTEWDVLDVVADERDPSETTVGDVMSSPVITFGPDRSLTDVADAMARESIRNVVVEDDEGVVGLLTQRDVIAAAGSFQATMTPGRTANTATGLEGAQPSDERSAQSQPAGESLDSRMLANGGDEYTTQGVCEACGSLADALWDANGQLVCADCRTV; encoded by the coding sequence ATGGAATCGGAACTGTCGGTCAGGGAGGTCCTGACGAACGACTACGTCGGCGTCAGCGAGTCGGACACGGTTCGCGGCGCCGTCGAACTCATGCGCGAGGAGCGCTCGAGTTGCGTTCTCGTCGTCCGCGGGAGTGAGCCGGTCGGAATTATGACCGAGTGGGACGTCCTCGACGTCGTCGCCGACGAGCGCGATCCGTCCGAGACGACCGTCGGCGACGTCATGAGTTCGCCGGTCATCACGTTCGGGCCGGACCGGTCGCTCACCGACGTCGCTGACGCGATGGCCCGCGAGAGCATCCGCAACGTCGTAGTCGAGGACGACGAGGGCGTGGTTGGCCTGCTCACCCAGCGCGACGTCATCGCCGCCGCGGGCTCGTTCCAGGCCACGATGACGCCCGGGCGAACGGCCAACACCGCGACGGGACTCGAGGGCGCGCAGCCGTCGGACGAGCGCTCCGCTCAGTCCCAACCCGCCGGCGAGAGTCTCGACTCGCGGATGCTGGCCAACGGCGGCGACGAGTACACGACTCAGGGCGTCTGTGAGGCCTGCGGGTCGCTCGCCGACGCGCTGTGGGACGCCAACGGCCAACTCGTCTGTGCGGACTGCCGAACGGTGTGA
- a CDS encoding GNAT family N-acetyltransferase — MDPNDNSRPTIERATADDVETVADLWVRLARDQRRHDSYVHADANRETMRDTLAAHQVNDGLLVARDGETVIGFASFSVERGSLQLDATRGVLSNIYVVPAAREKGVGTALLEAVEDELASQGAEVVVLEVMARNEAARRFYERKGYETYRVAMERDLEDDRSENDTHSKEDG; from the coding sequence ATGGACCCAAACGACAACAGCCGGCCGACGATTGAACGCGCCACCGCCGACGACGTCGAGACGGTCGCGGACCTGTGGGTCCGGCTGGCTCGAGACCAGCGCCGGCACGACTCCTACGTTCACGCCGACGCCAACCGGGAGACGATGCGGGACACGCTCGCGGCCCACCAGGTCAACGACGGGCTGCTCGTCGCCCGCGACGGCGAGACCGTCATCGGCTTCGCCTCGTTTTCCGTCGAGCGGGGCTCGCTCCAGCTCGACGCCACCCGCGGCGTGCTCTCGAACATCTACGTCGTTCCCGCCGCCCGCGAGAAGGGCGTTGGAACGGCGCTGCTCGAGGCCGTCGAGGACGAACTCGCGTCCCAGGGCGCCGAGGTCGTGGTGCTCGAGGTGATGGCCCGCAACGAGGCCGCCCGGCGGTTCTACGAGCGGAAGGGGTACGAGACCTATCGGGTCGCGATGGAGCGCGACCTCGAGGACGACCGCTCCGAAAACGATACACATTCAAAGGAGGACGGCTAA